DNA sequence from the Penicillium psychrofluorescens genome assembly, chromosome: 3 genome:
CCAGAGCAGAGAGAACCAGGTAGGCCGTGAATCCCACGACCGTATAAGAAATGATCACGGCTGCGGGCTGCACCGCGTCAGTGTGTTGAATGGAAGGTATCAGGCTGGCTTACTCCGCTTCTGCTCATGATATATCAGCCAAGTTCTCCCGAGACAAGACGAGTTCACTTACATCGACAGCGCCCTGCCCGTGCCAATCATCAACCCTGTCCCAATCGCCGACCCAATGGCTATACCCCCGTTAGCGCTCTTCTTAGCAGGAGAACCCAGTACAGACTCATGATGCCGACCTGCCGAGGTGTCAGTTCGTCGTAGATGTCGGCGAAACCCGTTGGTGTGGCATCGGAATGAACTACCGTCACAGTTGGCGCAGCGCTTGGTTCGGTATGGGCATGCTCTAATGGAGGGGGATCAGACGTGctgggctggcggtggagctggatcatcttctccagtcGAGGGCAACCAAGCCCAATAGTCACGAGCGGAAAAGACGATCCATGTAGAGCGAGAGATTGCGGGCGAGAGAAAGGGAACAGGAAGAGAGAACCAGGACGGGTCCATAATCGCGGCAGGTGCGATGGAGAAACAGAATGGACGAAAGCAAGGCACCAGATGAGCGCAGAATGGGATATATTTCTATATGCAACGAGTTCTCCGGCAATcaacagaaagaaaggaaagtcGTAAAGCTACCATATCTATTCCATGGCCATATCAAGGCCCACATCTTAAGAGAACACAGTATGGCCAGCGTCTATAGTTAACTGTCTTTCTGGAGACTGCAAAATCCCcttgaaaaaaaaaaaaaacagaaacagaaacgCCCCTCCGATAACAAAAAAAGAACCCCAATCAAGGTCGCAACAGACTTGCTCCCTCGAAAGAGATATCCGTGTAAATGTGTCAAACATTACCACGAGTGGGTGGACGGATGATCCGGAACGACTGGCGTTCGCCGGgacaaaacaaaaacaggGGCCGGGTATGCGTGTATAGGAGAAAAGAAGTTATCATTCAGTTCATCGCGACATGAGCGAGTCGCTCGACTCCGTCCGAGGGAAGATGCGGGTGTACAGCGAGTCGCTGGACTCGGTGCGCGGGAAGTGCCGCTGGTGTTTGCGGGAAATCACCCGGTCCGTGTACACACCCGTGGCGGTACCACGCACAACCGCCTCGAGATACTGGCGGAAATCGGCGGGCTTGAAATCCGGGTACAGCTCCTGGGAGGTCAGGTAGCCGAGATACTTGGCGTACTCGGGGTTGTTGTCACCGCGGATGCCCCATGACAGCTGGTACTCGGCCAGATAGCGGGGGATGAATTTGATCGGGTCGAAGGGGTATGTTTCGCTGGCCTGGCGGGCAGCCAACACTCGGCTCCAGATCGTTTCTTCGGGGACCTGTGCTCCGAAAATTAGTTAAGAGATTTCTTGTGAATCGGGCCGAGTGGTCTGTGCACGTACGTAGAGCCGCTCaaccttctcctcgctgatTTCCTCCATGAGGTCGTAGATCTTGTTCTGTGTCGACACGGCGTTGTAGGCAAGCACCATTTTGTTCAGCGTACGCGGATCCAGGATGATCCGGGCCATGTAGCGGCCAATGTCACGCAGGTCGGTCAGTGCCGTGGGCGTGTTTCCGTCTCCGATGATCTCATCGTTGCCGGATGTCATGGCATAGTCGACGCGTCCGGAGGTGAGGCGGGGGTAGGCGAGCTGGTACCACCAGCCGACGTCGACGATGGTGTATGGAAGCCAGAGCTGACGGATCTGGTTGTAGACAATCTCTTTCTGTAAAGCGCACGAGATTCGTTAGTCTCTTGATGCGATTCCGCCTCCTCGATTTTTTGCAGACATACCTCATCGCGAAGCCACATAACGCCTCCCGGAGGAGCCACGGTGATGAAGCCACAGGGCACGAATCGCTTGACGCCCGTTCTCTTGGCGGCTTTGGCCAGTGGGATCTGATCGTGCTGCTCGGCAGGCCCGACACAGCTGATCACCACCTCAATGTCGGCCAGAGCCTCGATCAGTTCCTCCTCGGAGGCCTTCAGGTCGCACTTGCGGATTTGGACCCCGCGTTCCTGCAGCCGGGCGACCGCAGGCTTGTGGGCGGAGACGGGACGGACGAGCGCATACACCTCCTGTTCAGTATTAGCATGGAAGAGGCACCACTCGTAGAGGGGAATCGTACAAAACGGCCATCCTCGAGCAATCCGTTGGCGATGGAGCCTCCGGTTTCACCCGCCGCGCCGACGAGCAGAACGCTGGTCTTCGACATGGTGTGTGTATGCGGCAGAGATGCAGCAGGCGGGGCagtgatggagatgatgatcgaGCGATGGTGGTGCGGATGGGAGttgggggaaggggagagagaaagggaagagagaaggaagaagtgagCGGAACCAGTCTCAGGTGCAGGCGACGTTATAAAGCAGCGGTTCCCACCGGTGTAAGGCGACTACCCACTTTTGCGGTGGACGACGGTGGGTCGAGGTGGGCTTGGTCACGAAGGACGATGACAGTGGTGTCTGGGGATTCTGCGTCGGACGCACTGATTTCAGATGCGCTGATTCGATTCCGTGATGGTCATCAACATCGGCATTGATCTCCCCTTGAATGAGTCGAGACCAAAATATTTTTGCATTCGGCCGGTCGGGATAGCCCGAGTTACGTCATGCCCGGCATCCCGGTATGTATCACGTTAGAGAATGGATGGTGGCCAGTGATCGAACTATTACATGcaaaacgaagaagaagggctaTCTGGTACCACGACTGATTTCCGAAGAGTTTACCCTTCCTCACCATATGCTGTTGGCGCACATCCTGTAGGAGCTTAGCGGTCTTGGCCGGGCAGTGACGAAATGCCTCTCGTTGGTCCGTTCAGCCCAGCCTAATCCCAGTCCTGATCGCCCGGGCAGCCAGCCACACCCGCGACCAACAGACTGACTGACTTTTACTGTCCTGCCATTCGGGATACTTCCCCCCCGCGTACTATGATTCTACCGTCTATCCGCTCTGGCTCGCCCTCTCACATGCACCTACTCCCATCGTCCTCGGAACGGGCACAGGAGGGGCAAGAGTGGGTCGCAACCCTGGATTGGAAGAATTGCTGGATCGAGTAGGCGGGCGTGATGATCTCGGAGCGGGACTAGAAATCGAGGAAGGAAAGCCGGGGACTCCGTTCATATTGACCAAGTACAAGAAATGCCATGCCCCTCCCGTTTCGTCGCCAATCTTGATCTTTCATGGATGAATAATCCATCCCACAGCTTGTTGAAAACTGCCGGGCCATGTGCAAGACCCTTCCCCGGCCATCCCCCACCACGAACTAACTAGCAGTAATGACGGTAGCAGTCCTAGGATGAGAATCAGCATGTTTATTCTATGATTCCAGGCCAATCAGAAACTCCAGA
Encoded proteins:
- a CDS encoding uncharacterized protein (ID:PFLUO_005658-T1.cds;~source:funannotate), with product MSKTSVLLVGAAGETGGSIANGLLEDGRFEVYALVRPVSAHKPAVARLQERGVQIRKCDLKASEEELIEALADIEVVISCVGPAEQHDQIPLAKAAKRTGVKRFVPCGFITVAPPGGVMWLRDEKEIVYNQIRQLWLPYTIVDVGWWYQLAYPRLTSGRVDYAMTSGNDEIIGDGNTPTALTDLRDIGRYMARIILDPRTLNKMVLAYNAVSTQNKIYDLMEEISEEKVERLYVPEETIWSRVLAARQASETYPFDPIKFIPRYLAEYQLSWGIRGDNNPEYAKYLGYLTSQELYPDFKPADFRQYLEAVVRGTATGVYTDRVISRKHQRHFPRTESSDSLYTRIFPRTESSDSLMSR